A DNA window from Halomicrobium mukohataei DSM 12286 contains the following coding sequences:
- a CDS encoding DUF4397 domain-containing protein gives MPDSTRGTALVLVLSVALVASAAFVGVGFGQQAEDDADNTELSTQNTSYLRVAHAAPGATSVDVYVDNETVAEGVAFDTFSDYIALESGNHTITLTVVDRPDEVVFNETVDLEPRSVTTVTAAIAANDSEGGVVPVAYDDSAATPADDEAALRIAHLSPNAPAVDIVAVESGEDNATEETATETEANETDETEETDETATGETVLAENVSYTDATEYANVPAGDYTVEVRVAAEDNDGSVVASTDLSLESGVAHTAWALGNVPEDGEEMPPTFRVATTQDASRTIDFPGAENETEQTDTETEAEDGETTDEETTDEEETTEEETTDEEETTDEETADEEETTEEEETTDEEATETEAAT, from the coding sequence ATGCCAGACAGCACACGCGGTACAGCACTCGTATTGGTCCTCTCGGTCGCGCTCGTGGCGAGCGCGGCCTTCGTCGGGGTCGGCTTCGGCCAGCAGGCCGAGGACGACGCCGACAACACGGAGTTGAGCACACAGAACACGTCGTACCTGCGCGTCGCCCACGCCGCGCCCGGCGCGACGTCGGTCGACGTGTACGTCGACAACGAGACGGTCGCCGAGGGCGTCGCGTTCGACACGTTCAGCGACTACATCGCCCTCGAATCGGGCAACCACACGATAACGCTCACCGTCGTCGACAGGCCCGACGAGGTCGTGTTCAACGAGACCGTCGACCTCGAACCGCGGTCGGTGACGACCGTGACCGCGGCCATCGCCGCGAACGACAGCGAGGGCGGGGTCGTCCCCGTGGCCTACGACGACAGCGCCGCCACGCCGGCAGACGACGAGGCTGCACTCCGGATCGCTCACCTCTCGCCGAACGCGCCGGCAGTCGACATCGTCGCCGTCGAGAGCGGCGAGGACAACGCCACCGAGGAGACGGCGACAGAGACGGAGGCAAACGAGACCGACGAGACCGAAGAGACCGACGAGACCGCGACCGGTGAGACGGTCCTCGCCGAGAACGTCTCGTACACCGATGCGACCGAGTACGCGAACGTCCCGGCCGGCGACTACACCGTCGAGGTCAGAGTCGCGGCCGAGGACAACGACGGATCGGTCGTCGCCAGCACGGACCTCTCCCTGGAGAGCGGCGTCGCCCACACCGCCTGGGCGCTCGGGAACGTCCCCGAGGACGGCGAGGAGATGCCACCGACCTTCCGCGTCGCCACGACCCAGGACGCCAGCAGGACCATCGACTTCCCGGGCGCGGAAAACGAGACTGAACAGACGGACACCGAAACGGAAGCCGAAGACGGCGAGACGACCGACGAGGAAACGACCGACGAGGAAGAGACAACTGAGGAAGAGACGACCGACGAGGAAGAGACGACCGACGAGGAAACGGCCGACGAGGAAGAGACAACTGAGGAGGAAGAGACGACCGACGAGGAAGCGACGGAGACCGAAGCCGCGACGTAG
- a CDS encoding bacteriorhodopsin, which produces MIEATTVYGLTAVVYAVALVVLWGWLRQVSPEHRRFCTPIVLVVALAGVASAVVAAGVGTITVNGSEVVVPLFVESMIAYGVLYAVMARLADVEGRALAAIVLTPVVQRIAFEVAAVSGGIVALIGLVVVVGGHLAIAAYLLGPVWTQTRGVPEQRRLLHWKARNLVLFLIGMLIAYAVIALFGVFDAFVSLAISQYMAVLIRVGFAGFLLANLDAVGSASLRPTTASETTPAD; this is translated from the coding sequence ATGATTGAGGCGACGACCGTCTACGGTCTCACCGCCGTGGTCTACGCAGTCGCGCTCGTCGTCCTGTGGGGGTGGCTCCGCCAGGTCTCACCGGAGCACCGCCGGTTCTGTACCCCAATCGTGCTGGTCGTCGCGCTCGCCGGAGTGGCGTCGGCGGTCGTCGCTGCCGGCGTCGGGACGATCACGGTCAACGGTAGCGAAGTCGTCGTCCCGCTGTTCGTCGAATCGATGATCGCGTACGGGGTGTTGTACGCCGTGATGGCGCGACTCGCCGACGTGGAGGGTCGCGCGCTCGCGGCCATCGTGCTCACGCCGGTCGTCCAGCGCATCGCCTTCGAGGTCGCGGCGGTCTCGGGCGGGATCGTCGCCCTGATCGGTCTGGTGGTCGTCGTCGGCGGGCACCTCGCGATCGCCGCCTACCTCCTGGGGCCGGTCTGGACGCAGACACGGGGAGTGCCCGAGCAGCGCCGGCTCCTCCACTGGAAGGCCCGGAACCTGGTGTTGTTCCTCATCGGGATGTTGATCGCCTACGCCGTCATCGCGCTGTTCGGCGTCTTCGACGCCTTCGTCTCGCTGGCGATCAGCCAGTACATGGCCGTCCTCATCCGCGTGGGCTTTGCCGGGTTCTTGCTGGCGAACCTCGACGCGGTCGGCTCCGCGTCGCTGCGTCCGACGACCGCGTCCGAGACGACCCCGGCCGACTAG
- a CDS encoding methyl-accepting chemotaxis protein: MQSRTVTWLASQYSRRIGTALAITLGVTVGFGAVFAAHVATSPEAGLAGLAGTVFVVTLNLGLLGIVLAGNVAVELRQLTDAAAAIEDGDLDATPEVDRADEFGRLADAFDSMRDSLTSAFEESEASRKEAEQAKSEAEAARAEAEEFNDRLVDQAETIGDAMAAAADGDFTHRLTADSEVDAIERIADAYESMTVDLSDTVGEIRAFATTVEQTSGAVAEDAAEVERLNESLATDIRELASDVSGQAERLQSAVAETNDLSATIEEVASTTDEVAGRATEAAEVGATGAERTEEAVETIEHVADAVDELDRLVAALDDRMDEVAETTGLIDEIAQQTDMLALNANIEASHAGSGGDGFAVVADEVKGLAEQTQDAIDEIESIVDGARDDVDGVTEEMALTRRRIDDGVETVTEAGETLGTLTETVDDVDDAMAEIARATDDGAAATEEVSAALDQVAESAQQVATRSNELADTAEQTASTMRGVRERADDLNDQTADLMALLDSFETRDTDHTGAVQTASATAGDDDD; the protein is encoded by the coding sequence ATGCAATCACGGACAGTCACGTGGCTCGCCTCGCAGTACAGCCGCCGCATCGGCACGGCGCTGGCGATCACGTTGGGAGTGACGGTCGGTTTCGGTGCGGTCTTTGCCGCCCACGTCGCCACTTCGCCGGAGGCCGGACTCGCCGGGCTCGCGGGGACGGTCTTCGTCGTCACGCTCAACCTCGGCCTGCTGGGAATCGTGTTGGCCGGCAACGTCGCGGTCGAGCTCAGACAGCTCACCGACGCGGCCGCCGCCATCGAGGACGGCGACCTCGACGCCACTCCCGAGGTCGATCGGGCCGACGAGTTCGGCCGGCTCGCCGACGCGTTCGACAGCATGCGCGACTCGCTCACGTCGGCCTTCGAAGAGTCGGAGGCCTCTCGCAAAGAGGCCGAACAGGCGAAGTCGGAGGCCGAAGCGGCCCGCGCCGAGGCCGAGGAATTCAACGATCGACTGGTCGATCAGGCCGAGACGATCGGCGACGCGATGGCGGCCGCCGCCGACGGCGACTTCACCCACCGCCTGACGGCCGACAGCGAGGTCGACGCGATCGAACGGATCGCCGACGCCTACGAGTCGATGACCGTCGACCTCTCGGATACTGTCGGCGAGATTCGGGCCTTCGCGACGACGGTCGAACAGACAAGCGGGGCCGTCGCCGAGGACGCCGCCGAGGTCGAGCGCCTCAACGAGTCGCTGGCGACCGACATCCGCGAACTCGCCAGTGACGTGTCCGGACAGGCCGAACGCCTCCAGAGCGCGGTCGCCGAGACGAACGACCTCTCGGCGACGATCGAGGAAGTCGCTTCGACGACCGACGAGGTCGCGGGGCGGGCGACCGAAGCCGCCGAGGTCGGCGCGACCGGCGCAGAGCGCACCGAAGAGGCAGTCGAGACGATCGAACACGTCGCCGACGCCGTCGACGAACTCGACCGGCTCGTCGCCGCTCTCGACGACCGGATGGACGAGGTCGCGGAGACGACGGGACTCATCGACGAGATCGCCCAGCAGACCGACATGCTCGCGCTCAACGCCAACATCGAGGCCTCTCACGCCGGGAGCGGTGGCGACGGGTTCGCCGTCGTCGCCGACGAAGTGAAGGGGCTGGCCGAGCAGACCCAGGACGCCATCGACGAGATCGAGTCGATCGTCGACGGTGCCCGCGACGACGTGGACGGCGTGACCGAGGAGATGGCGCTGACGCGCCGCCGGATCGACGACGGGGTCGAGACGGTGACCGAAGCCGGAGAGACGCTGGGCACGCTGACCGAGACCGTCGACGACGTGGACGACGCGATGGCGGAGATCGCCCGCGCGACCGACGACGGTGCGGCCGCCACCGAGGAGGTCTCGGCAGCGCTCGACCAGGTCGCCGAGTCCGCCCAGCAGGTGGCGACTCGCTCGAACGAGCTGGCCGACACGGCCGAGCAGACGGCGTCGACGATGCGTGGCGTTCGCGAGCGCGCCGACGACCTGAACGACCAGACGGCCGACCTGATGGCGCTGCTGGATTCGTTCGAGACCAGAGACACGGACCACACCGGAGCAGTCCAGACCGCGAGCGCAACGGCGGGTGACGACGATGATTGA
- the ligA gene encoding NAD-dependent DNA ligase LigA: MSSETEATPPPDNPYVEDPPTEFEPVEDFSDDEAREQAQRLREAIRYHDHRYYVLADPVIGDRAYDALFARLEALEDAFDLDREASPTQRVGGEPLDELASVEHVAPMGSIDQGGEASEVREFDRRVRDRLSDAGYDGEIEYFCEPKFDGLSVEIVYEDGQFQRAATRGDGAVGEDVTENVRTIASVPQRLRGDYPDYLAVRGEVYMPRDAFTAYNSERIERGEDPFANPRNAAAGTLRQLDPSVTAERPLSIFLFGVLDASVDFDSHGALHERFPEWGLRVCDRTTVVDDIDAAIDYRDRQLDARDDLDYEIDGVVIKVDDRRACELLGATSRAPRWAFAYKFPARKERTTLRDIAVQVGRTGRLTPVALLDPVEVGGVTVSRASLHNPAQIEELGVDAGDTVRIKRAGDVIPDVVEVVESSGEATFSFPDRCPVCESAVERDGPMAFCTGGLACPAQRERAIEHYASRDALDIEGVGEKAVAKLLDAELVESPADLYDLTVDELAALSGWGQRSAENLVAEVDASREPPLANFLVALGIHDVGTVTARNLAREFGSFEAIREAGAAGDTDAFEAVDDVGPVVAESICEFFRGERNEAVLDDLLDHVDPQPADTETGDALDGQTFVFTGSLAGYTRSEAQDLVEAHGGSATSSVSGNTDYLVVGDNPGQSKRDDAEAEGVETIDQESFEELLADRGIEN, translated from the coding sequence ATGAGTTCGGAGACGGAGGCGACACCACCGCCGGACAACCCCTACGTCGAGGACCCGCCCACCGAGTTCGAGCCGGTCGAGGATTTCTCCGACGACGAGGCCCGCGAGCAGGCCCAGCGGCTCCGCGAGGCGATCCGGTACCACGACCACCGCTACTACGTGCTGGCCGATCCGGTGATCGGGGACCGGGCCTACGACGCGCTGTTCGCCCGGCTCGAAGCCCTCGAAGACGCCTTCGACCTCGATCGCGAGGCCAGTCCGACCCAGCGGGTCGGGGGCGAACCGCTCGACGAACTCGCGTCGGTCGAACACGTCGCGCCGATGGGCTCGATCGACCAGGGCGGCGAGGCCAGCGAGGTCAGAGAGTTCGACCGCCGAGTGCGGGATCGACTGTCCGACGCCGGCTACGACGGCGAGATCGAGTACTTCTGTGAGCCGAAGTTCGACGGGCTCTCCGTCGAGATCGTCTACGAGGACGGCCAGTTCCAGCGGGCCGCGACCCGAGGGGACGGCGCGGTCGGCGAGGACGTGACCGAGAACGTCCGCACGATCGCCAGCGTCCCCCAGCGCCTGCGCGGTGACTACCCCGACTATCTCGCCGTGCGGGGCGAGGTGTACATGCCCCGGGACGCCTTCACGGCATACAACAGCGAGCGGATCGAACGGGGCGAGGACCCGTTCGCGAACCCTCGCAACGCCGCGGCCGGGACGTTGCGACAGCTCGACCCCTCGGTCACGGCCGAGCGGCCGCTGTCGATCTTCTTGTTCGGCGTCCTCGACGCGTCGGTCGACTTCGACTCCCACGGCGCGCTCCACGAGCGATTTCCGGAGTGGGGACTGCGCGTCTGTGACCGGACGACTGTCGTCGACGACATCGACGCCGCCATCGACTACCGGGACCGGCAACTCGACGCGCGAGACGATCTGGACTACGAGATCGACGGCGTCGTGATCAAGGTCGACGACCGCCGGGCCTGTGAGTTGCTGGGGGCGACCAGCCGCGCCCCGCGGTGGGCCTTCGCCTACAAGTTCCCCGCTCGCAAGGAACGGACGACGCTGCGCGACATCGCCGTCCAGGTCGGCCGGACCGGCCGGCTGACGCCGGTCGCGCTGCTCGATCCCGTCGAGGTCGGCGGCGTCACCGTCTCGCGGGCGTCGCTGCACAACCCCGCACAGATCGAGGAACTGGGCGTCGACGCCGGTGACACGGTCCGGATCAAGCGAGCCGGCGACGTGATCCCGGACGTGGTCGAAGTCGTCGAGTCGAGCGGCGAAGCGACGTTTTCGTTCCCCGACCGCTGTCCGGTCTGTGAGAGCGCAGTCGAGCGCGACGGGCCGATGGCCTTCTGTACCGGGGGGCTCGCCTGCCCCGCCCAGCGCGAGCGCGCGATCGAACACTACGCGAGCCGCGACGCGCTGGACATCGAGGGGGTGGGCGAGAAGGCCGTCGCGAAGCTCCTGGACGCGGAGCTCGTCGAGAGCCCGGCGGACCTCTACGATCTGACCGTCGACGAACTGGCCGCCCTTTCGGGGTGGGGCCAGCGCAGCGCCGAAAACCTCGTCGCGGAGGTCGACGCGAGCCGCGAGCCGCCGCTGGCGAACTTCCTCGTCGCGCTCGGGATCCACGACGTGGGGACGGTCACGGCCCGGAATCTCGCCCGCGAGTTCGGGAGCTTCGAGGCGATCCGCGAGGCCGGCGCGGCCGGCGACACGGACGCGTTCGAGGCCGTCGACGACGTGGGGCCGGTCGTCGCAGAGAGCATCTGCGAGTTCTTCCGTGGCGAGCGCAACGAGGCGGTGCTCGACGACCTGCTCGACCACGTCGACCCCCAGCCGGCCGACACGGAGACCGGCGACGCGCTCGACGGACAGACGTTCGTGTTCACGGGCTCGCTGGCGGGATACACCCGCAGCGAGGCACAGGATCTGGTCGAGGCCCACGGCGGCTCTGCGACAAGCAGCGTCTCGGGCAACACCGACTATCTCGTCGTCGGCGACAACCCCGGACAGTCCAAGCGCGACGACGCCGAGGCGGAAGGCGTCGAGACGATCGATCAAGAATCGTTCGAGGAGTTGCTCGCCGACCGCGGGATCGAGAACTGA
- a CDS encoding pyridoxal-phosphate-dependent aminotransferase family protein, translating into MTKKSEYTDDYPDKTLYIPGPTEVRDDVIQAMAQPMFGHRMDRMTDLYTTIVEDTKTFLGTDNDVIILTGSGTEFWEASTLNLVDENILVPTCGSFSERHANVAERLGKDVDRLEYEWGQAIKPEDIRAELESSDKHYDVVATVMNESSTGVRNPIEEIGDVVAEYPDTYFVVDAVSSLGGDYVDIDQHNVDVIFASTQKAFAMPPGLTVCVVSDDAYDREIEKESASWYGGFQRCLDYYDRKGQTHSTPAIPIMLAYRKQMKHMLEEGHDGRDQRHREMAEYTREWARDHFDMFPEEGYESQTVSCIENTQGIDVAGTIEEVSEKYDMVFSNGYGSALGEETFRIGHMGEHDVESIRTLTDAIEDVADL; encoded by the coding sequence GTGACGAAAAAAAGCGAATACACGGACGACTATCCCGACAAGACGCTGTACATTCCAGGCCCGACCGAGGTCCGCGACGACGTGATCCAGGCGATGGCTCAGCCGATGTTCGGCCACCGGATGGACCGGATGACCGACCTCTACACGACCATCGTCGAGGACACGAAGACGTTCCTGGGTACCGACAACGACGTGATCATCCTCACGGGCTCCGGGACGGAGTTCTGGGAGGCATCGACGCTGAACCTCGTCGACGAGAACATCCTCGTCCCGACCTGTGGCAGCTTCAGCGAGCGCCACGCCAACGTCGCCGAGCGCCTCGGCAAGGACGTGGACCGACTCGAATACGAGTGGGGACAGGCCATCAAGCCCGAGGACATCCGCGCCGAACTCGAATCGAGCGACAAGCACTACGACGTGGTCGCGACGGTGATGAACGAGTCCTCGACCGGCGTCCGCAACCCCATCGAGGAGATCGGCGACGTGGTCGCGGAGTACCCGGACACCTACTTCGTCGTCGACGCCGTCTCCTCGCTCGGCGGTGACTACGTCGACATCGACCAGCACAACGTCGACGTGATCTTCGCCTCGACCCAGAAGGCGTTCGCCATGCCGCCGGGACTGACCGTCTGTGTCGTCAGCGACGACGCCTACGATCGCGAGATCGAGAAGGAGTCCGCCTCGTGGTACGGCGGCTTCCAGCGCTGTCTGGACTACTACGACCGGAAGGGACAGACCCACTCGACGCCCGCAATCCCGATCATGCTGGCCTACCGCAAGCAGATGAAACACATGCTCGAAGAGGGCCACGACGGGCGCGACCAGCGCCACCGCGAGATGGCCGAGTACACCCGCGAGTGGGCGCGCGATCACTTCGACATGTTCCCCGAGGAGGGGTACGAGTCCCAGACGGTCTCCTGTATCGAGAACACGCAGGGCATCGACGTGGCCGGGACCATCGAGGAGGTGTCCGAGAAGTACGACATGGTGTTCTCGAACGGTTACGGCTCCGCGCTTGGCGAGGAGACGTTCCGGATCGGCCACATGGGCGAACACGATGTCGAGTCGATCCGGACGCTGACCGACGCCATCGAGGACGTCGCAGACCTGTAA
- a CDS encoding ABC transporter permease produces MSWQAVARKDFRDASRSYLLWGLTIGFIALVSLAAAVLGWVQSNPTSTDILGVLHMLFQYVVPLIAIAISFGAIVNERDSGSLKILLSLPHSRTDVILGKVLGRTAAFVVPLVLGMVVPAVALLVVGVEFEAAKYFGYLLFATLFGVAFVSVATGMSATFESRFRVLLAVFGFYFVFNILWRAINTASFVIVLTLSGQWPSWMPLTVQETLRVFQLLSPTGDFQILRQALMNDVLFASEVSQGLPDFRLQLGAMAMLLVWITLPILIGILRFEEADL; encoded by the coding sequence ATGAGCTGGCAGGCCGTCGCGCGCAAGGACTTTCGGGACGCCTCGCGATCCTACCTCCTCTGGGGGCTGACGATCGGGTTCATCGCGCTGGTCTCGCTGGCGGCGGCGGTGCTCGGGTGGGTCCAGTCGAACCCCACCTCCACGGACATCCTCGGAGTGCTCCACATGCTGTTCCAGTACGTCGTCCCGCTGATCGCGATCGCGATCTCGTTCGGGGCGATCGTCAACGAACGAGACTCCGGGTCGCTGAAGATCCTGCTATCGCTCCCCCACTCCCGGACGGACGTGATCCTGGGGAAGGTGCTGGGCCGGACGGCCGCGTTCGTCGTCCCGCTCGTGCTGGGCATGGTCGTGCCCGCCGTGGCACTCCTGGTCGTCGGCGTCGAGTTCGAGGCCGCGAAGTACTTCGGCTACCTCCTGTTTGCGACGCTGTTCGGCGTCGCGTTCGTCTCCGTCGCGACGGGGATGTCGGCGACCTTCGAGTCCCGCTTCCGCGTGCTGCTGGCCGTCTTCGGCTTCTACTTCGTGTTCAACATCCTCTGGCGGGCGATCAACACCGCGTCGTTCGTCATCGTCCTCACGCTCAGCGGCCAGTGGCCCAGCTGGATGCCACTGACCGTCCAGGAGACGCTGCGCGTGTTCCAGTTGCTCAGCCCGACGGGTGACTTCCAGATCCTCCGACAGGCGCTGATGAACGACGTGCTGTTCGCCTCCGAGGTCTCTCAGGGACTGCCGGACTTCCGGCTCCAGCTGGGCGCGATGGCGATGCTGCTCGTCTGGATCACGCTGCCGATCCTGATCGGTATTCTCCGGTTCGAAGAAGCGGACCTGTAG
- a CDS encoding DUF7519 family protein, translating to MIDDRTEWRPTTASTGLVVFVTLLTATVLVRAIGVAVPAALGGAGAVALALAVWTAGWDRHRTLGTVLTSLLALPIGVGVVAATVGTVIVLAGVFFPVESLSRLPATVVDLSARAMVVVGAAAAVFGASVAIGHVLDRDTARRTAEASLKTTIPPLGVGLVLVASEALRYLESTRDAPGVGAVLGDVLRTATTVVFEPPAVRPSVTTFLLLVAAALLVVRRTVGALPLTELTTDPAVERAVASVRSWLLRAAVVAGFGVPVGFFTDYVFPPERLQSVVTPPAFDLLTAVTTAPPARRLAWRVIVLCVATLVAVAVLRRTAQTAADRIGAAVAPFAAGSGVLVAAALVAGPVLSAARGWVAATLPGEFGPQFRELSGSVVDFYGPVPIVLTGVGFVLLVAAVVAMCLWLVLLTKYLDDRTAGVGIASGALFVVAAFAGVVGVPTALLFASLVAAVLVWDVGEFGTTLGEEIGRRADTRRAELVHTTGTLAIGGVGVAVAVAVTDAAVGAVTVADGAVVAGLVVAVAGLLALLVALR from the coding sequence ATGATCGACGATCGCACTGAGTGGCGGCCGACGACGGCGAGCACGGGGCTGGTCGTGTTCGTCACGCTGCTGACAGCGACGGTGCTCGTGCGAGCGATCGGCGTCGCGGTGCCGGCCGCGCTCGGCGGGGCGGGCGCGGTCGCGCTCGCACTGGCGGTCTGGACCGCCGGCTGGGACCGCCACCGCACGCTGGGGACCGTCCTGACCAGCCTGCTCGCGCTCCCGATCGGGGTCGGCGTCGTCGCTGCGACGGTCGGGACCGTCATCGTCCTGGCGGGCGTCTTCTTCCCCGTCGAGTCGCTGTCCCGCTTGCCGGCGACCGTCGTCGACCTGTCGGCCCGCGCGATGGTCGTCGTCGGCGCGGCCGCGGCCGTCTTCGGCGCGAGCGTGGCGATCGGACACGTCCTCGATCGAGACACGGCCAGGCGGACCGCCGAGGCGTCGCTGAAGACGACGATACCGCCACTCGGAGTGGGGCTGGTCCTCGTCGCCAGCGAGGCCCTCCGGTATCTCGAATCCACCCGCGACGCACCGGGGGTCGGGGCCGTCCTCGGCGACGTGCTCCGGACGGCCACGACGGTCGTCTTCGAGCCCCCAGCGGTCCGACCCAGCGTGACGACGTTCCTGTTGCTCGTCGCGGCCGCGCTTCTGGTCGTCCGACGGACCGTCGGTGCCCTGCCGCTCACCGAACTCACGACCGATCCGGCGGTCGAGCGCGCCGTCGCGAGCGTCCGGTCGTGGCTGCTCCGGGCGGCCGTCGTCGCCGGGTTCGGGGTTCCCGTGGGGTTCTTCACCGACTACGTGTTCCCGCCCGAGCGGCTCCAGTCGGTGGTGACGCCGCCCGCCTTCGACCTGTTGACGGCGGTGACGACCGCGCCGCCGGCTCGCAGGCTCGCGTGGCGTGTGATCGTCCTCTGTGTCGCGACGCTCGTCGCCGTCGCCGTGCTCCGGCGGACCGCCCAGACCGCTGCCGACCGGATCGGGGCCGCGGTCGCGCCCTTCGCGGCCGGGAGCGGGGTGCTGGTCGCGGCCGCCCTCGTCGCCGGCCCGGTCCTGTCGGCGGCTCGCGGCTGGGTCGCTGCGACGCTGCCCGGCGAGTTCGGCCCGCAGTTTCGCGAGCTGTCTGGCTCCGTCGTCGACTTCTACGGCCCGGTCCCGATCGTCCTGACCGGCGTCGGCTTCGTGTTGCTGGTCGCCGCGGTCGTGGCGATGTGTCTGTGGCTCGTCTTGCTCACGAAGTACCTCGACGACCGCACTGCCGGCGTCGGAATCGCCAGTGGCGCACTCTTCGTGGTCGCGGCGTTCGCTGGCGTCGTCGGCGTTCCGACGGCGCTGCTGTTTGCCAGTCTCGTCGCGGCCGTCCTCGTCTGGGACGTGGGCGAGTTCGGGACGACGCTGGGCGAGGAGATCGGACGGCGGGCCGACACCCGTCGGGCAGAACTGGTCCACACGACCGGAACGCTGGCCATCGGCGGGGTCGGCGTCGCCGTCGCCGTGGCCGTGACCGACGCCGCCGTCGGTGCGGTCACCGTCGCCGACGGGGCCGTCGTCGCCGGCCTGGTCGTCGCCGTCGCGGGGCTGTTGGCGTTGCTGGTCGCGCTGCGGTGA
- a CDS encoding AAA family ATPase, with the protein MDHETAGRACAEILDAVGSAVIAEDAFLEAVLTGVLARGHVLLEDVPGTGKTLTARSFANALDLSFNRIQFTPDLLPADITGSNVYNEGTGSFEFAPGPIFANVVLADEINRAPPKTQAALLEAMGEGQVTVDGETHALPEPFFVIATQNPVEQEGTFGLPEAQRDRFVVKTAMGYPDFDGERALIDRRADRTAQAPSVTAIVDAERIPDLQRVAETVTVDGKLRDYVVELGRATRADERVDVGVSPRGIQRLFEAARARAVIEGRDYVVPEDVQRVVRDVFAHRLVLTADASVREVDPDEVVRDVLDRIEVPAVSPT; encoded by the coding sequence ATGGATCACGAGACCGCCGGCCGGGCCTGCGCCGAGATTCTCGACGCCGTCGGGAGCGCGGTGATCGCCGAGGACGCCTTCCTGGAGGCCGTGCTGACCGGCGTCCTCGCACGGGGCCACGTCCTGCTGGAGGACGTACCCGGCACCGGCAAGACGCTGACCGCCCGGAGCTTCGCGAACGCGCTCGATCTCTCGTTCAACCGCATCCAGTTCACGCCGGACCTGTTGCCGGCCGACATCACCGGGTCGAACGTCTACAACGAGGGGACGGGGAGCTTCGAGTTCGCGCCGGGGCCGATCTTCGCCAACGTCGTGCTGGCCGACGAGATCAACCGCGCCCCGCCCAAGACACAGGCCGCGCTGCTGGAGGCGATGGGCGAGGGCCAGGTCACCGTCGACGGCGAGACCCACGCGCTGCCCGAGCCGTTTTTCGTCATCGCGACGCAGAACCCGGTCGAGCAGGAGGGGACCTTCGGGCTGCCCGAGGCCCAGCGGGACCGCTTCGTCGTCAAGACCGCGATGGGCTACCCCGACTTCGACGGCGAGCGAGCGCTGATCGACCGGCGGGCCGACCGCACCGCACAGGCACCGAGCGTCACGGCGATCGTCGACGCCGAGCGGATCCCCGACCTCCAGCGCGTCGCCGAGACCGTCACCGTCGACGGGAAGCTCAGGGACTACGTCGTCGAACTCGGGCGGGCGACCCGCGCCGACGAGCGCGTCGACGTCGGCGTCTCGCCGCGCGGGATCCAGCGGCTGTTCGAAGCCGCTCGCGCTCGCGCCGTCATCGAGGGGCGGGACTACGTCGTCCCCGAGGACGTACAGCGGGTCGTCCGCGACGTGTTCGCTCACCGACTGGTGCTGACCGCCGACGCGAGCGTCCGCGAGGTCGACCCCGACGAGGTAGTCCGGGACGTGCTCGATCGGATCGAGGTGCCGGCCGTCTCGCCGACCTGA
- a CDS encoding pyridoxamine 5'-phosphate oxidase family protein — MEIVENTLESSIDEVLARPLFCFLGTTAPTGEPRVSPLWFLWEDEYVWILGDTVGKSYTGRIEARPESAVAVVDAEPTSGRVHHVGMRGRAELVALDADRVRRLLGNYLGDDPDQWDPRFVDLDPERWSFVRFSPETVVARDQSFAPSLADE; from the coding sequence ATGGAGATCGTCGAAAACACGCTCGAAAGCTCGATCGACGAGGTGCTCGCACGCCCGCTGTTTTGCTTTCTCGGGACGACTGCTCCGACCGGCGAGCCTCGCGTCTCCCCGCTGTGGTTCCTGTGGGAGGACGAGTACGTCTGGATTCTCGGTGACACCGTCGGCAAGTCTTACACCGGGCGCATCGAGGCCCGCCCCGAGAGCGCCGTCGCCGTCGTCGACGCCGAGCCGACGAGCGGCCGGGTCCACCACGTCGGCATGCGCGGCCGCGCCGAACTGGTCGCGCTCGACGCCGACCGCGTGCGACGGCTGCTGGGGAACTACCTCGGCGACGATCCCGACCAGTGGGACCCGCGATTCGTCGACCTCGATCCGGAGCGGTGGTCGTTCGTCCGGTTCTCGCCCGAGACGGTGGTCGCAAGAGACCAATCGTTCGCGCCGAGTCTCGCCGACGAGTGA